The Magnolia sinica isolate HGM2019 chromosome 3, MsV1, whole genome shotgun sequence genome includes the window CTTGCACATAGAACACCTGCTCAACTTGAGATGCGAACACAAATGGTTCATCAAACAACTGTTGACCAGTATGGCATAGCCGTTTTAAATTCAcgagcataaacctaaacttatcctTCTTCACACCCCTGCCCTGAGATAGAACATCAACGcaatcacacttaaataataCAACCTTTCGATCACCACAATATTCCAGTTCAATGATGTTTGTCAAGACAGCATAGTAAGTTACATCTCCTGCAATAGGGTTTTTGTCATTAACACTCGCAAAGCTTAATGTCTTTGCAGTGACCACAACTCCACTAtgttgagtttttcttttcttctctcgatCTTTAGTGTGAAACCTAAAGCCATTTACTATAAAATCTTCATATCTTCTTGCCATATTAGGAACTCGAGCTAGCCATCTAAGGTCTTCTGAGACATGCTCATTCTTTGCATAGCGCAACTGTTCAACCTATTcgaataaaaaaaaatgttaaaacagAAGCACATGTCTagataatgaaaataaatgaacatGCACATGTCAGTCAACTTATTGCATCGACTACTTACATGATCGCTAAACCATTCATGAAATGTTTCATTGTGAATGCGTTCTATATCCTTTGGTCGTGCGCGAAGATTCTTCTGCTTAACAACATTCATGTGTTCTCTGT containing:
- the LOC131239563 gene encoding uncharacterized protein LOC131239563 isoform X2, encoding MFNIGDHRYLHTLKSYVRNRSRPEGSIAEGYLAEECLTFCSREHMNVVKQKNLRARPKDIERIHNETFHEWFSDHVEQLRYAKNEHVSEDLRWLARVPNMARRYEDFIVNGFRFHTKDREKKRKTQHSGVVVTAKTLSFASVNDKNPIAGDVTYYAVLTNIIELEYCGDRKVVLFKCDCVDVLSQGRGVKKDKFRFMLVNLKRLCHTGQQLFDEPFVFASQVEQVFYVQDPVEKD
- the LOC131239563 gene encoding uncharacterized protein LOC131239563 isoform X1; amino-acid sequence: MFNIGDHRYLHTLKSYVRNRSRPEGSIAEGYLAEECLTFCSRYLHNVQTRFNRPIQNDDYGNTITEQSSIFPRIGRALGKAKDCVLDKVAFTQAHRYVLFNSSALIPFLEEHMNVVKQKNLRARPKDIERIHNETFHEWFSDHVEQLRYAKNEHVSEDLRWLARVPNMARRYEDFIVNGFRFHTKDREKKRKTQHSGVVVTAKTLSFASVNDKNPIAGDVTYYAVLTNIIELEYCGDRKVVLFKCDCVDVLSQGRGVKKDKFRFMLVNLKRLCHTGQQLFDEPFVFASQVEQVFYVQDPVEKD